Part of the Salvia splendens chloroplast, complete genome genome, TAATCCAATATGCAAATTAATTGGTTCTGTCAATCTAGCTATATGTTGTGTATTGTCGACAATTTCTACATAAGGTGGTAAGATGATATCTTGAGCAGTTACATATCCAGGACCCCTAACACAAATAGACGCGTCACAAGTTCCATATAGATTACTTCTCAATACAATTTCCTTCAAATTCATTAGAATTTCGTGGGCCGATTCTTGAATACCCGTTACAGTAGAATATTCGTGGGAGACATTCTCGGATTTTACACGTGTGATACATGTTCCTTCTATTTCTCCAAGCAAAGCTCTTCGCATCGCAATGCCTATTGTGTCGGCTTGTCCTTTCATAAGTGGAGCCAGAATAAATCGACCATAATAAAGGCGTTTACTGTCTGTTCTCGATTCAACACACTTCCACTGTAGTGTCCGAGTAGATACTGTTACTTTCTCTCGAACCATAGTAATAATATTTTTTTATTGAATTATTTATTTCTCTTGTTTCTCTTGAAATTGATTCACTGTTTATTTCTACACACGTCTTTTTTTCGGAGGTCTACAGCCATTATGTGGCATAGGGGTTACATCCCGTACAAAAGTTAATAGGATACCACTTCTACGAATAGCTCGTAATGCGGCGTCTCTTCCGAGACCGGGACCTTTTATCATGACTTCTGCTCGTTGCATACCCTGATCTACTACTGTATGAATAGCATTTGCTGCTGCAGTTTGAGCGGCAAAGGGTGTCCCTCTTCTCGTACCATTGAATCCACAAGTACCGGCCGAGGACCAGGAAACCACCCGACCCCGTACATCTGTAACTGTGACAATGGTATTATTAAAACTTGCTTGAACATGAATAACTCCCTTTGGTATTTTACGTGTACTTTTACGTGCACCAATACGTACGTTTCTACGTAAACCTGTTCTCGGTATAGCTTTTGCCATTATTGTATCATCTCATAAATATGAGTCAGAAATATATGGATATATCCATTTCATGTCAAAACAGATTCTTTATTTGTACGCTGAGCCCTTATAGTGAGTCTGATTATCCCTTTATCCTTGTCTTTGTTTATGTCTCGGGTTGGAACAAATTACTCTAATGCGCCCCCGTCTACGGATTAGTCGACATTTTTCACAAATTTTACGAACGGAAGCTCTTATTTTCATATTTTTCATTCCTTATCTTAATTCTGAATCTACTTCTTGGTAGAAAATAAGTTTCTTGCAATTTTGAATATCGAATCATATTGAATAAAAATCACCTAATCTTTCGAATCCTTGTTTCGGAGTCGATAAATTATACGTCCTCTGGTTGAATCATAACGACTTACTTCAATTTTGACTTTATCTCCGGGTAGTATCCGTATAAAACTACGCCGTATCTTTCCCGAAACATAACCTAGAATCAGATCCTCATTATCTAACCGAACCCGGAACATGCCATTGGGAAGTGATTCAGTAATTAAACCTTCATGAATCCATTTTTGTTCTTTCATTCCAGGTAAAGCCTCCTTGAGGTATCAACTAATGGAGGAGAAACGATATTAGACAACTCACCCCCCTTTCTTTTTCTCAATATAGGAAGAGGTTTCGGATTTCATTTGGATATTAAATGGATTACCATATATAACATAAAATTTCTCCGCCGATTCCTTCTAGTCGAGCTTCCCGATCTGTCATTATACCCCGAGAAGTGGAAATAATTACAATCCCCATTCCACCTAAAATTCTAGGAATTCGTTGAGAGTTAGAATAGATTCGTAGACCAGGTCGGCTGATGCGTTTTAGATTTAACAAATTTCTATAGGGTCTTTTTCTATTCCTGCTATGTCGCAGGGTTAAAACAAAAAAATTTTTGTTTTTTTCTCGATGTTTTCTGACGTTTTCGATAAAACCTTCTCGAAAAAGTATTTTAACAATATTTTCGGTAATATTAGTAGATGCTATGCGAACAACTCTTTTTCTATCCATATCAGCATTTCGTATAGAGGTTATTATCTCAGCAATAGTGTCTCTACCCATGATGAATTAAAACTTTTGGCGTCCGGATATAATTAACATGTTTTTCTTTTTTTTTTATTGGTTTATGAATATAAATTTTTCAAGGTATATGCGCAAAACACAAGCTACAAATTAATCTAGTTCTTAATCTATATTCCTTTCAAATACCCCAAAAATTAACATCTCTTTTTTTTATAATACTTCGGGAGCTAATGAAACTATTTTAGTAAAATTTAATTGTCTCAATTCGCGGGGGATTGCCCCAAAAATTCGAGTCCCTTTTGGATTTCCTTCTTGATCAATCACAACTGCAGCATTGTCATCATATCGTATTATCATACCGCTGTCACGTTTAAGTTCTTTACAGGTACGAACAATTACAGCTCTAACTACTTCTGATTTTTCTAGCGGCATATTTGGTACGGCTTCTTTGATCACAGCAACAATAACGTCACCAATATGAGCATATCGGCGATTACTAGCTCCTATGATTCGAATACACATCAATTTGCGAGCCCCGCTGTTATCCGCTACATTTAAATAGGTTTGAGGTTGAATCATATAAATTTTTGAATCTATTCTTGCAATGCAAAGGATGAAGAAAATAAAAGAAATATTGTTTGTCTAAGTCTAAAAAAGAAATAGGCGATTTTGTTTCATCCCCAAGACTCATTTCTGTACGTTCTACATTTTATCCCGAAATAATAAATTGAGTTCGTATAGGCATTTTGGATGCTGCTATTAAAATAGCCCTTTTAGCTATATTTTCGGTTACTCCACCCATTTCATATAGTATTCGCCCCGGTTTAACAACAGCTACCCAATATTCAGGGGATCCTTTCCCCGAACCCATACGCGTTTCAGCAGGTCTTACTGTAACTGGTTTGTCTGGAAAGAGACGGACCCATATTTTTCCACCACGGCGTGCATTTCGTGTCATTGCCCGGCGACCTGCTTCGATTTGTCTCGATGTGATCCAAGCGGGTTCAAGTGCTTGAAGAGCATATTTACCGAAACAAATATGATTACCTCGGTAAGATATTCCCTTCATTCTTCCTCTGTGTTGTTTACGGAATCTAGTTCTTTTGGGGTTATAGTTGATGGTTGTTTCGGAATTCCATCTCTACTACAGAGCCGGACGTGAGAGTTTCTTCTCATCCAGCTCCTCGCGAATAAAAGGATTCCAAATTGAATTTCAATTAATTTGATTTGAATAGCTATTAGAACATTTTTCGAAAAAATTTTCTTTTTTCTAACGTCCTAATAAATATTTATTCTCTTTTGTCCTTTATCCGAGTTTACCAATTCCAAAAAAGAAGGTTTTCGCGGGCGAATATTTACTCTTTCAATCTCTATTTCAGTCCTAGCACGTGTTCGTCATTTTTCAAAATAGATGAATGGATTTCCGGTTTATTTCGCCATCCTAAGTAGTGAATCATTAAGATCCGTTTATTTAATAAAATTTTTTGCATTCACAGGTTCCTTCGTTTCCACCACTTCGTGCTAAATGATTAGGTCAAAATTCTACAATGGAGCTTATAATCCAATTTATTCTTGAGTCAAACTTCTTAGTCTTTATTGACTCGAAGCTCTTTAGTTTTTCTTCTCTTCTAGAAGAAATTAATTGAATATTTCATTATGTATGAATCAATTAGTATTGATGCTTTATTACACTGTCTTTTATGAGATGACTCATAGACCTTCCATATTGGAATTCTATATCATTGATATTCTTTTTCTCTCTTTCTCTCATCCTTCCATTTATCCACACCTTTCTTCTGGAATTTTGTTTTAAAAAATTTAAAGTGTAATTATTTCAGTTGCTACAAAGATATGACTTATTTAACATATCTTGACTGGTTCTTTAGATCCAGATAATATGAAGTGATGGATTGGTTTTCACACTATCGGGCCGGTCTTTTGTAACCCTAACCCTAAAAAAAACCAACGAGTCACACACTAAGCATAGCAATTATATCAAAAGGTCAATTGAATTTTTATTCAACCCTATAGAATTAAGAATTAGTTTGATTGGTAGGAAAAAGAATGAATGAGTTTCCCCTTTTTCCTTCTATCGGTTGATAGAAGGAAAAAACGATGAAAGTTTTCTTATTCCTCTTCCTTGTCTATAAAAATCCAAATTTTGATGCCCAAGACTCCATAGATAGTCCGAACTGTATAGGAACAATAATCTATTTTCGCTCGAATGGTTTGTAGGGGAACCCTGCCTTCTCTGATCCATTCGACACGGGCAATTTCTTTTCCGTCGATACGCCCTGCAATTTGTACTTGAATTCCTTTTGTATCCGCTTGTTCAGTTAATTCAATAGCCTTTTTCATTGCTTTTCGAAATGAAACTCGATTTTTTAATTGTCCAGCTATAAATTCTGCAAGAATATTAGGGTTTCCATAAGGTTTTGCAATTCTTGTGATAGCAATGTTAAGTTTGCGGTTCACATAATGAAATTTTTTTTGTAGATTCATCTGTAATTCTTCGACCCCTCGCGGTCTACTTTCTATTAATAACTTTGGGAATCCCATAAAGATTATGACCTGGATCAAATCGATTCTTTTTTGAATCTCTATATGCGAAATTCCTTCGCCGCCAGAGGATATTCTCATATTCTTTTGAATATAATTTTTAATAAAGTCTCTTATTTTTTGATCTTCTTGTAGATCCTCAGAATAATTTTTTGGTTTTGCAAACCAAAGAGAATGATGACTTTGGGTTATACCAAGTCGGAAACCAAGTGGATTTATTTTTTGTCCCATACTACCTCACTATTATATGCATCATGATCCACCATATTTGTCTTTTTCCATCTAGGTTTTTTTAACGAATAGAAAGATATATCTTCATATATATCTAAAGATATATCTTTCACTACAATAGTTATATGACAGGTAGCTTTTTTTATCGCATAACTACGTCCTCGAGCTCGAGGTTTTAATTTTTTCACGACAGTACCCTCGTTAACTTCAGCTTTAATAATTACTAAATTGTCTTCGGAGGAGCCCATAGTGTAACTAGCATTTGCTGCTGCAGAATAAACTAATTTGAAAATGGGATAACATGCTTTATAGGGCATCAGTTCTAGTATCATAAGGGTTTGCTCGTAGGAACGTCCGCGAATTTGATCAATGACTCTTCTTGCTTTGTCAGCAGATACATATATATGTCGGCCTAAAGCGCGTACTTCTGTTTTTTTCTTCTTTAGCAGCATAAGGTTCTCTCCTACTAATGAATCATAAGTACCTATCTATATGATAATGGTATGTTTTTTAAGATAAGATTAACGGCGGGATCTATTATCGCTTTTTGCATGTCCTCGGAAATTTAAAGTAGGTACAAATTCTCCCAATTTGTGACCTACCATACGATCTGTTATATAAACAGGCAAATGATCTTTTCCATTATGAACACCAATTGTATGGCCGATCATTGTAGGTATAATGGTAGATCCACGAGACCAAGTTACAATTATTTCTTTTTCTGCTTTTTGATTAAGTTTAGAGATTTTTTTTAATACATTTTTGTCTACAAAAGGATTTTTTTTTAGTGAACGTATCACAGCTTACTCCTATTTTTTTTTGTTTTTGTAAAGACGAAGAAAGAAATTCGATTTTCTTGCCTATTTACTACGGCGACGAACAATCAAATTATCACTATATTTATTCCTTTTTCTACTTCTTCTTCCAAGTGCAGGATAACCCCAAGGGGTTGTGGGTTTTTTTCTACCAATTGGGGCTCGCCCTTCACCACCCCCATGGGGATGGTCTACAGGGTTCATAACTACTCCTCTTACTACAGGACGCTTACCTAGCCAACGCTTGGATCCGGCTCTACCCAAACTTTTCTGGTTCGCCCCAACATTCCCCACTTGTCCGACTGTTGCTGAGCAGTTTTTGGATATCAAACGGACCTCCCCAGAAGGTAATTTTAATGTGGCCGATTTCCCCTCTTTTGCAATCAGTTTCGCTACAGCACCCGCTGCTCTAACTAATTGTCCACCCTTTCCAAGTGTGATTTCTATGTTATGTATGGCCGTGCCTAAGGGCATATCGGTTGAAGTAGATTCCTCTTTTTGATCAATCAAAACCCCTTCCCAAACTGTACAAGCTTCTTCCAAAGCATACGGCTTTCTGGATGTAGATGATATCTATACAGATGGATCTTATATATATATATGGTACAATGAAGTACCACATGGGTGGATATCTATATGAATCCAAATCTGCCGAATCACTCATGGGATGATCTTCTACATCCTAGGTCTTCCCGTTCCGTCATCTGGCTTATGTTCTTCATGGAGCATTCAGACCGAATGACTCTATGAAATTACGTCGATACTTCCACATATTATGGGTAACGTAGGAGACATCTCTATTTTTCCCCGGGGAATCTTTAGAATTCCCACTGCTTAGCTTTCAATTCGCCTCTGACCATCAAATGAAATGTGAATAACCCGTCCTCCTCTCTTTGAAAGAAGGGGCGCTTCCGGTTCTGTCGGTGCTTGAAACAATTTTGTCTTCTCCATATTACTATATCTCTAGAGTCAATAATTTTATATGAGGAACTACTGAACTCAATCACTTGCTGCCGTTACTCTTCAGTTTTCTGTTGAGGTTTATCCTGTAGAGGTACTCAAATTGGATCAGTGATCGATTTCTAGGTTTCGTCGTAAACCTAATTGGTTACTTCCAATTACGTAAATCAATAGTTCAAACCGCACTCAAAGGTAGGGCATTTCCCATTTTTATAGGAACTTCTGTACCAGAAACAATGGTATCTCCAATTATAGCCCCTCTGGGATGTAAAATATATCTCTTCTCACCATCCCCATAGTGTATGAGACAAATGTATGCATTTCGATTAGGGTCGTATTCTATGGTTACGATTCTACCATATATGTCTTTTTCATTCCGTCGAAAATCGATTTTACGGTATAGACGCTTATGACCTCCCCCTCTATGCCTTGCGGTAATGATTCCTCTGGCATTACGACCTTTACCACAATGATGCTGTCCATAGATCAAATTATTTCGTGGATTGGATTTCACTTGACTGTCTACGGTTCCATTGCGTGTGCTCGGGGTAGAAGTTTTGTATAAATGTATCGCCATGCTATTAAGTATTTTGATTTAAGTTCTTTTCTTTCTAAGAGGTGGAATAGAATAACCCGGTTGAAGCGTAATGATCATACGTCTGTAATGCATTGTATGTCCCATAATGGGTCCCATTCTTCTACCCTTTCCCGGAAGTCGATGACTATTCATAGCTATTACCTTGACACCAAAGAAGAGTTCGACCCAATGCTTTAGTTCTGTCCTAGTTGATCCTGATTCGACATTAGAAGTATATTGATTTTTCCCCAATAACCGAATACTTTTGTCTGTAAATACTGCATATTTGATTCCATCCATAAATCTATTTTCTTCCCTATGAGTTCTAGTCTCAATAAGAATGCTATTTCTTACTGTTCATATATTATGATATGAATATACCACACCAATTCGTTATGTGTGGGTGATGAGATTCCATTGATGCAGAGCCAATTCCAATAGACTTATTGGAGGGTCCCATTGGCGTGCATCCAGTAGGAATTGAACCTACGAATTTGCCAATTATGAGTTGGGCGCTTTAACCATTCAGCCATGGATGCTTAGCGGGGATCCTCGTACATGGTGAATAACCAAATTCCAATTGAAATGAAATCTTTAGGATAAATCAATGCAATTTAGGAGGAATCAATGAAAGGACATCAATTCCAATCCTGGATTTTCGAATTGCGAGAGATATTGAGAGAGATCAAGAATTCTCACCATTTCTTAGATTCATGGATCCAATTCAATTCAGTGAGGTCTTTCATTCACATTTTTTTCCACCAAGAACGTTTTCTAAAACTCTTTGACCCCCGAATTTTGAGTATCCTACTTTCACGCAATTCACAGGGTTCAACAAGCAATCGATATTTCACGATCAAGGGTGTAATACTATTTGTAGTAGCGGTCCTTATATATCGTATTAACAATCGAAATATGGTCGAAAGAAAAAATCTCTATTTGAGAGGGCTTCTTCCTATACCTATGAATTCCATTGGACCCAGAAATGATACCTTGGAAGAATCGGTTGGGTCTTCCAATATCAATAGGTTGATTGTTTCGCTCCTGTATCTTCCAAAAGGAAAAAAGATCTCTGAGAGTTGTTTCCTGAATCCGAAAGAGAGTACTTGGGTTCTCCCAATAACTAAAAAGTGTAGCATGCCTGAATCTAACTGGGGTTCGCGGTGGTGGAGGAACTGGATCGGAAAAAAGAGGGATTCTAGTTGTAAGATATCTAATGAAACCGTCGCTGGAATTGAGATCTTATTCAAAGAGAAAGATATCAAATATTTGGAGTTTCTTTTTGTATATTATATGGATGATCCGATCCGCAAGGACCGTGATTGGGAATTATTTGATCGTCTTTCTCTGAGGAAGAGGCGAAATAGAATCAACTTGAATTCGGGACCGCTATTCGAAATCTTAGTGAAACACTGGATTTCTTATCTCATGTCTGCTTTTCGTGAAAAAATACCAATTGAAGTGGAGGGTTTCTTCAAACAACAAAGGGCTGGGTCAACTATTCAATCAAATGATATTGAGCGTGTTTCCCATCTCCTCTCGAGAAAGAAGTGGGCTATTTCTTTGCAAAATTGTGCTCAATTTCATATGTGGCAATTTCGCCAAGATCTCTTCGTTAGTTGGGGGAAGAATCCGCACGAATCAGATTTTTTGAGGAACGTATCAAGAGAGAATTTTATTTGCTTAGACAGTGTGTGGTTGGTAAACAAGGATCGGTTTTTTAGAAAGGTACGGAATATATCGTCAAATATTCAATATGATTCCACAAGATCCAGTTTCGTTCAAGTAACGGATTCTAGCCAACTGAAAGGATCTTCTGATCAATCCAGAGATCATTTGGATTCCATTAGTAATGAGGATTCGGAATATCACACATTGATCAATCAAAGAGAGATTCAACCACTAAAAGAAAGATCGATTCTTTGGGATCCTTCCTTTCTTCAAACGGAAGGAACAGAGATAGAATCAGACCGATTCCCGAAATGCCTTTCTGGATATTCCTCAATGTCCCGGCTATTCACGGAACGTGAGAAGCAGATGATTAATCATCTGCTTCCGGAAGAAATCCAAGAATTTTTTGGGAATCCTACAAGATCGGTTCGTTCTTTTTTCTCTGATAGATGGTCAGAACTTCGTCTGGGTTCGAATCCTACTGAGAGGTCCACTAGAGATCAGAAATTGTTGAAGAAACAACAAGATCTTTCTTTTGTCCCTTCCAGGCGATCGGAAAATAAAGAACTGGTTAATATATTCAAGATAATTACGTATTTACAAAATACTGTCTCAATTCATCCTATTTCACCAGATCCGGGGTGTGATAGGGTTCTGAAGGATGAACCGGATATGGACAGTTCCAATAAGATTTCATTCTTGAACAAAAATCCATTTTTTGATTTATTTCATCTATTCCATGACCGGAACAGGGGAGGATACACGTTACACCACGATTTTGAATCAAAAGAGAGATTTCAAGAAATGGCAGATCTATTCACTCTATCAATAACCGAGCCGGATCTGGTGTATCATAAGGGATTTGCCTTTTCTATTGATTCCTACGGATTGGATCAAAAACAATTCTTGAATGAGGCCAGGGATGAATCGAAAAAGAAATCTTTATTGGTTCTACCTCCTATTTTTTATGAAGAGAATGAATCTTTTTCTCGAAGGATCAGAAAAAAAAGGGCCCGGATCTACTGCGGGAATGATTTGGAAGATCCAAAACCAAAAATAGTGGTATTTGCTAGCAACAACATAATGGAGGCAGTCAATCAATATAGATTGATCCAAAATCTGATTCAAATCCAATATAGTACCTATGGGTACATAAGAAATGTATTGAATCAATTCTTTTTAATGAATCGATCCGATCGCAACTTCGAATATGGAATTCAAAGGGATCAAATAGGAAAGGATACTCTGAATCATAGAACTATAATGAAATATAGGATCAACCAACATTTATCAAATTTGAAAAAGAGTCAGAAGAAACGGTTCGATCCTCTTATCTTGATTTCTCGAACCGACGAGAGATTCATGAATCGGGATCCTGATGCATATAGATACAAATGGTCCAATGGGAGCAAGAATTTCCAGGAACATTTGGAACATTTCGTTTCTGAGCAGAAGAGCCATTTTCAAATAGTGTTCGATCAATTATGTATTAATCAATATTCGATTGATTGGTCTGAGGTTATCGACAAAAAAGATTTGTCTAAGCCACTTCGTTTCTTTTTGTCCAAGTCACTTCTTTTTTTGTCCAAGTTGCTTTTCTTTTTGTCGAACTCACTTCCTTTTTTCTGTGTGAGTTTCGGGAATATCCCCATTCATGGGTCCGAGATCTACATCTATGAATTGAAAGGTCCGAATGATCAACTCTGCAATCAGTTGTTAGAATCAATAGGTCTTCAAATTGTTCATTTGAAAAAATGGAAACCCTTCTTATTGGATGATCATGATACTTCCCGAAAATGGAAATTCTTGATCAATGGAGGAACGCCCTTTTTGTTCAATAAGATACCAAAGTGGATGATTGACTCATTCCATACTAGAAATAATCGCAGGAAATCCTTTGATAACGCGGATTCCTATTTCTCAATGATATTCCACAATCAAGACAATTGGCTGAATCCCGTGAAACCATTCCATAGAAGTTCATTGATATCTTCTTTTTATAAAGCAAATCGACTTCGATTCTTGAATAATCCACATCACTTCTGCTTCTACTGTAACACAAGATTCCCCTTTTCTGTGGAAAAGGCCCGTATCAATAATTATGATTTTACGTATGGACAATTCCTCAATATCTTGTTCATTCGCAACAAAATATTTTCTTTGTGCGTCGGTAAAAAAAAGCATGCTTTTGAGGGGAGAGATACTATTTCACCAATCGAGTCACAGGTATCTAACATATTCATACCTAATGATTTTCCACAAAGTGGTGACGAAACGTATAACTTGTACAAATCTTTCCATTTTCCAAGTCGATACGATCCATTCGTTCGTAGAACTATTTACTCGATCGCAGACATTTCTGGAACACCTCTAACAGAGGGACAAATAGTCAATTTTGGAAGAACTTATTGTCAACCTCTTTCAGACATGAATCTATCTGATTCAGAAGGGAAGAACTTGCATCAGTATCTCAATTCAAACATGGGTTTGATTCACACTCCATGTTCTGAGTTACCATCCGAAAAGAGGAAAAAACGGAGTCTTTGTCTAAAGAAATGCGTTGAGAAAGGGCAGATGTATAGAACCTTTCAAGGAGATAGTGCTTTTTCAACTCTCTCAAAATGGAATCTATTCCAAACGTATATGCCATGGTTCCTTACTTCGACAGGGTACAAATATCTAAATTTGATATTTTTAGATACTTTTTCAGACCTATTGCCGATACTAAGTAGCAGTCAAAAATTTGTATCCATTTTTCATGATATTATGCATGGATCAGGTATATCATGGCGAATTCTTCAGAAAAAATGGTGTCTTCCGCAATGGAATCTGATAAGTGAGATTTCGAGTAAGTGTTTCCATAATCTTCTTCTGTCCGAAGAAATGATTCATCGAAATAATGAGTCACCATTGATATCGACACGTCCGAGATCGCCAAATGTTTGGGAGTTCCTCTATTCAATCCTTTTCCTTCTTCTTGTTGCTGGATATCTCGTTCGTACACATCTTTTCTTTGTTTCCCGGGCCTCTAGTGAGTTACAGACAGAGTTCGAAAAGGTCAAATCTTTGATGATTCCATCATCTATGATTGAGTTACGAAAACTTCTGGATAGGTATCCTACATCTGTACCGAATTCTTTCTGGTTAAAGAATCTCTTTCTAGTTGCTCTGGAACAATTAGGAGATTCTCTAGAAGAAATATGGGCTTCTGGCGGCAACATGCTTGGTCCCGCTTATGGGGTCAAATCACTACGTTCTAAGAAGAAATATTTGAGTATCAATCTCATCGATATCATCGATCTCATACCAAATCCCATCAATCGAATCACTTTTTCGAGAAATACGAGACATCTAAGTCATACAAGTAAAGAGATCTATTCATTGATAAGAAAAAGAAAAAACGTGAATGGGGGTTGGATTGATGATAAAATAGAATTCTGGGTCGCGAACAGTGATTCGATTGATGATGAAGAAAAAGAATTCTTGGTTCAGTTCTCCGCCTTAACGACAGAAAAAAGGATTGATCAAATTCTATTGAGTCTGACTCATAGTGATCATTTATCAAAGAATGACTCTGGTTATCAAATGATTGAACAACCGGGAGCAATTTACTTACGATACTTAGTTGACATTCATAAAAAGTATCTATTGAATTATGAGTTCAATACATCCTCTTTAGCAGAAAGACGGGTATTCCTTGCTCATTATCAGACAATCACTTATTCACAAACTTCGTGTGGGACTAATACTTTGCATTTCCCATCTCATGGAAAACCCTTTTCGCTCCGCTTAGCCTTATCCCCCTCTAAGGGGATTTTAGTGATAGGTTCTATAGGAACTGGACGATCCTATTTGGTCAAATACCTAGCGACAAACTCCTATGTTCCTTTCATTACGGTATTTTTGAACAAGTTCCTGGATAACAAGCCTAAAGGTTTTCTTATTGATGATATCGATATTGATGCTAGTGACGATATTGATGATAGTGACAATATTGATGCTAGTGACAATATTGATGCTAGTGACGATATTGATCGTGACCTTGATACGGAGCTGGAACTGCTAACTATGATGAATGCGCTAACTATGGATATGATGCCGGAAATAGGCCGATTTTATATCATCCTTCAATTCGAATTGGCAAAAGCAATGTCTCCCTGCATAATATGGATTCCAAACATTCATGATCTGGATGTGAATGGGTCGAATTACTTATCCCTCGGTCTATTAGCGAACCATCTCTCTGAAAGATGTTCCACTAGAAATATTCTTGTTATTGCTTCGACTCATATTCCCCAAAAAGTGGATCCCGCTCTAATAGCTCCGAATAAATTAAATACGTGCATTAAGATACGAAGGCTTCTTATTCCACAACAACGAAAGCACTTTTTC contains:
- the infA gene encoding translation initiation factor 1, with product MKEQKWIHEGLITESLPNGMFRVRLDNEDLILGYVSGKIRRSFIRILPGDKVKIEVSRYDSTRGRIIYRLRNKDSKD
- the rpl22 gene encoding ribosomal protein L22, translated to MLLKKKKTEVRALGRHIYVSADKARRVIDQIRGRSYEQTLMILELMPYKACYPIFKLVYSAAANASYTMGSSEDNLVIIKAEVNEGTVVKKLKPRARGRSYAIKKATCHITIVVKDISLDIYEDISFYSLKKPRWKKTNMVDHDAYNSEVVWDKK
- the rpl2 gene encoding ribosomal protein L2, with protein sequence MAIHLYKTSTPSTRNGTVDSQVKSNPRNNLIYGQHHCGKGRNARGIITARHRGGGHKRLYRKIDFRRNEKDIYGRIVTIEYDPNRNAYICLIHYGDGEKRYILHPRGAIIGDTIVSGTEVPIKMGNALPLTDMPLGTAIHNIEITLGKGGQLVRAAGAVAKLIAKEGKSATLKLPSGEVRLISKNCSATVGQVGNVGANQKSLGRAGSKRWLGKRPVVRGVVMNPVDHPHGGGEGRAPIGRKKPTTPWGYPALGRRSRKRNKYSDNLIVRRRSK
- the rps8 gene encoding ribosomal protein S8, with the protein product MGRDTIAEIITSIRNADMDRKRVVRIASTNITENIVKILFREGFIENVRKHREKNKNFFVLTLRHSRNRKRPYRNLLNLKRISRPGLRIYSNSQRIPRILGGMGIVIISTSRGIMTDREARLEGIGGEILCYIW
- the rps3 gene encoding ribosomal protein S3 produces the protein MGQKINPLGFRLGITQSHHSLWFAKPKNYSEDLQEDQKIRDFIKNYIQKNMRISSGGEGISHIEIQKRIDLIQVIIFMGFPKLLIESRPRGVEELQMNLQKKFHYVNRKLNIAITRIAKPYGNPNILAEFIAGQLKNRVSFRKAMKKAIELTEQADTKGIQVQIAGRIDGKEIARVEWIREGRVPLQTIRAKIDYCSYTVRTIYGVLGIKIWIFIDKEEE
- the rpl14 gene encoding ribosomal protein L14 — protein: MIQPQTYLNVADNSGARKLMCIRIIGASNRRYAHIGDVIVAVIKEAVPNMPLEKSEVVRAVIVRTCKELKRDSGMIIRYDDNAAVVIDQEGNPKGTRIFGAIPRELRQLNFTKIVSLAPEVL
- the rpl16 gene encoding 50S ribosomal protein L16, encoding MLSPKRTRFRKQHRGRMKGISYRGNHICFGKYALQALEPAWITSRQIEAGRRAMTRNARRGGKIWVRLFPDKPVTVRPAETRMGSGKGSPEYWVAVVKPGRILYEMGGVTENIAKRAILIAASKMPIRTQFIISG
- the rpl23 gene encoding ribosomal protein L23 produces the protein MDGIKYAVFTDKSIRLLGKNQYTSNVESGSTRTELKHWVELFFGVKVIAMNSHRLPGKGRRMGPIMGHTMHYRRMIITLQPGYSIPPLRKKRT
- the rps19 gene encoding ribosomal protein S19; protein product: MIRSLKKNPFVDKNVLKKISKLNQKAEKEIIVTWSRGSTIIPTMIGHTIGVHNGKDHLPVYITDRMVGHKLGEFVPTLNFRGHAKSDNRSRR
- the rps11 gene encoding ribosomal protein S11, with protein sequence MAKAIPRTGLRRNVRIGARKSTRKIPKGVIHVQASFNNTIVTVTDVRGRVVSWSSAGTCGFNGTRRGTPFAAQTAAANAIHTVVDQGMQRAEVMIKGPGLGRDAALRAIRRSGILLTFVRDVTPMPHNGCRPPKKRRV
- the rpl36 gene encoding ribosomal protein L36, coding for MKIRASVRKICEKCRLIRRRGRIRVICSNPRHKQRQG